A genome region from Aliivibrio salmonicida LFI1238 includes the following:
- a CDS encoding amino acid permease: MNFKLFGSALILSGTTLGAGMLAIPMVLAQFGLFYSTLLMLVICAGTTYSALLLTEACSKTELAFGINTVANKTMGKGGQIVTNSLFYLLLICMLIAYILGAADLIKRIFSMANIEMSIEASQIGFTLIASAFVVCGTQIIDKLNRVLFLFMVSMLFITLIILVPGISADNLMQVTNTDKGMLFDTSTILFTSFASMPVIPSLVAYNKEATSKQLRNMVILGSVIPLICYLVWLYAVVGNLNAEEITHFSNISDLIQTFSSKSEYIEFILSVFTSLALLTSFLGVAMALYNQNKDMISHNKVITYVCTFILPLLGASLAADQFLSVLGYAGVILVFLAVFIPLAMVVTVRKKAAGNTELDSHTYQAEGGKPALVLTLLFGLFLLINLNSG, from the coding sequence TCCTTTCAGGAACTACTCTTGGTGCTGGAATGTTAGCTATTCCTATGGTTTTAGCGCAATTTGGTCTTTTTTATAGCACCTTATTAATGCTTGTTATTTGTGCCGGTACTACCTATTCCGCTTTACTGCTCACAGAAGCGTGTTCAAAAACAGAATTAGCGTTCGGCATCAATACCGTTGCCAATAAAACGATGGGTAAAGGGGGGCAAATTGTCACTAACAGCTTATTTTATTTGCTGTTGATTTGTATGCTTATTGCTTACATTTTAGGTGCTGCCGATCTTATTAAACGCATATTTTCAATGGCGAACATTGAGATGAGCATTGAAGCTTCTCAGATTGGTTTTACATTAATTGCGAGTGCTTTTGTTGTCTGTGGAACTCAAATTATCGATAAGTTAAATCGTGTGTTGTTCCTATTTATGGTTTCTATGCTCTTTATTACGTTGATCATATTGGTTCCAGGAATCTCGGCAGACAACTTGATGCAAGTAACGAATACCGATAAAGGGATGTTATTTGATACCAGTACGATTTTATTTACTAGTTTTGCTTCTATGCCCGTGATCCCGTCTTTAGTTGCTTATAATAAAGAAGCAACCAGTAAACAACTTAGAAATATGGTTATCTTAGGATCGGTGATCCCACTTATTTGTTACCTTGTATGGTTATATGCTGTTGTTGGGAATCTCAATGCAGAAGAAATTACACACTTCTCAAATATTTCTGATTTAATTCAAACCTTTAGTTCTAAAAGTGAATACATCGAATTTATATTGTCAGTCTTTACATCATTAGCCTTACTGACTTCATTTTTAGGCGTGGCGATGGCGTTGTACAATCAGAATAAAGATATGATTTCACACAATAAAGTAATTACATACGTGTGTACTTTTATCTTACCATTGTTGGGCGCAAGCCTTGCCGCTGATCAATTCTTATCTGTATTGGGATACGCTGGTGTTATTTTAGTTTTCCTTGCCGTGTTTATTCCATTAGCCATGGTGGTTACGGTAAGAAAGAAAGCGGCAGGAAATACCGAGTTAGACAGCCATACTTATCAAGCTGAAGGTGGCAAACCGGCATTAGTTTTAACGCTTCTTTTTGGTTTGTTTTTATTAATTAACCTGAATTCTGGATAA
- a CDS encoding IS982-like element ISVsa6 family transposase: MNKLVDIFCDVDDFCYQFLSQWEKYLVEASERKRKRQSVMSTSECMTIVIAFHQSNHRDFKNFYIGLVHQYWKGYFPNLLSYTRFVSKMPSLIAPMCAYFQSIKGKPTGIAFVDSTSLKVCHNIRIPRHKVFDGVAKRGKGTMGWFFGFKLHLLINHLGEIISLKITAGNVNDRTPVPDLCKELSGKLYADKGYIGKKLSESLKNSDVDLVTTSRKNMKAKEISAFDKAMLSKRYIIETINDQLKNISQIEHSRHRSVTGFMLNVISGVVAYCLKKQKPRIKLSECEFELILA, from the coding sequence ATGAATAAATTAGTTGATATATTTTGTGATGTCGATGATTTTTGTTATCAATTCTTATCTCAATGGGAAAAATACCTTGTTGAGGCTAGTGAGAGAAAAAGAAAACGTCAGTCAGTAATGTCTACTAGTGAATGTATGACTATTGTCATCGCTTTTCATCAATCAAATCATAGAGATTTCAAGAACTTCTATATCGGGTTAGTTCATCAATATTGGAAAGGATACTTTCCAAATTTACTTAGCTACACTCGATTTGTGAGCAAAATGCCTAGCCTAATCGCCCCAATGTGTGCCTATTTTCAATCTATCAAAGGTAAGCCGACTGGCATTGCTTTTGTTGACTCCACGAGTCTTAAAGTATGCCATAACATTCGAATTCCTCGCCATAAAGTCTTTGATGGTGTTGCGAAAAGAGGAAAAGGTACCATGGGATGGTTTTTCGGCTTCAAACTTCATTTATTGATTAACCATCTTGGAGAAATTATTTCGCTGAAAATCACAGCTGGCAATGTAAATGATAGGACTCCTGTACCTGATTTATGCAAAGAACTCTCGGGGAAATTGTACGCTGATAAAGGGTACATAGGTAAAAAGTTGAGTGAGAGCTTAAAGAACTCTGATGTCGATTTAGTGACTACCTCGCGAAAAAACATGAAAGCAAAAGAGATAAGTGCTTTTGATAAGGCTATGTTATCAAAGAGATACATTATCGAAACGATAAATGACCAATTGAAGAATATCTCTCAAATTGAACATAGCCGTCATCGTAGCGTGACTGGTTTCATGCTAAATGTAATTTCAGGCGTTGTGGCTTATTGTTTAAAAAAACAAAAGCCACGAATTAAGCTATCAGAATGTGAATTTGAACTAATCCTCGCTTAA
- a CDS encoding DUF2799 domain-containing protein, which translates to MKRLVVLAITLMIAACSSTPVPTSMMDKDWKDFGYERALKGLVIQSESILVKKLDGETLKDTNYQSYLAGYKEGQAEYCQKDAYILGVKGESYNGICDVIDWTFREDYSSGRHSTAGGM; encoded by the coding sequence ATGAAAAGGTTAGTTGTTCTTGCGATCACGTTAATGATAGCGGCTTGTTCATCAACGCCAGTTCCAACATCTATGATGGATAAGGATTGGAAAGATTTTGGGTATGAACGAGCTCTAAAAGGTTTGGTCATTCAATCAGAATCTATACTGGTCAAAAAACTGGATGGTGAAACGCTTAAAGATACAAATTACCAATCCTATCTTGCCGGATATAAAGAAGGGCAAGCTGAATATTGTCAGAAAGATGCTTATATATTAGGCGTGAAAGGCGAATCTTATAATGGTATCTGTGATGTGATAGATTGGACATTTAGGGAAGATTACAGTAGCGGTAGACATTCGACTGCTGGTGGGATGTAA
- a CDS encoding DUF2799 domain-containing protein, with protein sequence MRALLITVFALSLMACSSLAPLTSTLDSDWNSYGLDRGVKGWNFESKEQITDLLDGTELKASNYDAYVSGYKKGLQEYCGQDAFELGTKGGVYTGVCDSIDKNFKYDYLRGYHSVADKM encoded by the coding sequence ATGAGAGCGTTATTGATTACTGTGTTTGCTCTTTCGTTGATGGCTTGTTCAAGCTTAGCTCCACTGACATCAACACTGGATAGTGATTGGAACAGCTATGGGTTAGATCGAGGTGTCAAAGGATGGAATTTTGAATCTAAAGAGCAAATCACCGATCTATTAGATGGAACGGAACTAAAAGCGTCTAACTATGATGCTTACGTAAGCGGTTATAAAAAAGGACTTCAAGAATATTGTGGGCAAGATGCCTTCGAGTTAGGCACTAAAGGTGGGGTTTATACTGGTGTTTGTGACAGCATCGATAAAAACTTCAAGTATGATTACCTACGAGGTTATCATTCAGTCGCTGATAAAATGTAA
- a CDS encoding L-serine ammonia-lyase, with translation MISVFDIYKIGVGPSSSHTVGPMKAGKEFIDDLRGMGKLRDITKITVDVYGSLSLTGKGHHTDIAIIMGLAGNTPEHVDIDSIPGFIARVEETERLPVGMHCHTVEFPKDGGMNFHKTNLELHENGMQIHAWIDGEVVYSKTYYSIGGGFIVDEEHFGKEVESSIKVPYAFNSAEELVNLCKEHGLSISALVMKNEHAILAEDEVRTYFAKIWKTMRDCMEKGMNTEGLLPGPLRVPRRAAALRQQLLTSEKTSTDPMEVLDWVNMFAFAVNEENAAGGRVVTAPTNGACGIIPAVLAYYDKFIQTVTEKDYIRYFAASGAIGGLYKQNASISGAEVGCQGEVGVACSMAAAGLAELMGGSPEQVCMAAEIGMEHNLGLTCDPVAGQVQVPCIERNGIASVKAINSTRMALRRSSDPRVSLDKVIETMLETGKDMNAKYRETSQGGLAIKVIC, from the coding sequence ATGATTAGTGTTTTTGATATCTACAAAATTGGAGTTGGTCCATCTAGCTCCCACACTGTTGGTCCAATGAAAGCGGGTAAAGAGTTTATCGACGATTTACGTGGCATGGGCAAACTGCGTGATATCACTAAAATCACTGTTGATGTTTACGGTTCGTTATCACTGACAGGGAAAGGTCACCATACTGATATAGCTATTATTATGGGTCTGGCAGGCAACACGCCAGAACACGTAGATATTGACTCAATTCCAGGCTTTATTGCTCGCGTTGAAGAAACAGAACGCCTACCCGTTGGCATGCATTGCCATACGGTAGAGTTTCCTAAAGATGGTGGGATGAATTTCCACAAAACCAATCTTGAATTGCATGAAAATGGTATGCAGATCCATGCGTGGATAGATGGTGAAGTCGTTTACTCTAAAACATATTACTCTATCGGTGGTGGTTTTATTGTTGATGAAGAACACTTTGGTAAAGAAGTAGAATCATCAATCAAGGTACCTTATGCCTTTAATAGTGCAGAAGAGCTCGTTAATCTATGTAAAGAACATGGCTTATCTATTAGTGCCTTAGTAATGAAGAACGAACACGCGATTCTTGCAGAAGATGAAGTTCGTACTTATTTCGCAAAAATTTGGAAAACCATGCGTGATTGCATGGAAAAAGGCATGAATACCGAAGGGCTTCTTCCTGGACCTCTACGTGTTCCTCGTCGTGCTGCGGCACTTCGTCAACAGTTGCTTACATCAGAAAAAACATCAACTGATCCTATGGAAGTTCTGGATTGGGTGAATATGTTTGCATTCGCTGTTAATGAAGAGAACGCTGCTGGTGGACGTGTTGTTACAGCACCAACAAACGGCGCATGTGGCATCATCCCTGCTGTATTAGCGTATTACGACAAGTTTATACAAACAGTAACAGAGAAAGATTACATTCGTTATTTCGCAGCATCTGGTGCGATCGGCGGTCTATACAAACAAAATGCATCTATCTCTGGTGCTGAAGTGGGTTGTCAGGGTGAAGTCGGTGTTGCTTGTTCAATGGCTGCTGCTGGTCTTGCTGAATTAATGGGTGGAAGCCCTGAGCAGGTCTGTATGGCGGCTGAAATTGGTATGGAGCATAACCTTGGGTTAACGTGTGATCCTGTTGCAGGACAAGTACAAGTCCCTTGTATTGAACGTAATGGTATTGCTTCTGTAAAAGCAATCAACTCAACTCGTATGGCACTTCGTCGTTCGTCGGATCCTCGTGTTTCTTTAGACAAAGTTATTGAAACAATGCTTGAAACAGGCAAGGACATGAACGCGAAATACCGAGAGACATCTCAAGGTGGCCTAGCGATTAAAGTTATCTGCTAG
- a CDS encoding aromatic amino acid transport family protein produces the protein MQTTTTASTGAKKAKWTYKDFTWCLSLFGTAVGAGVLFLPIKAGAGGFWPLVILALIAAPMTWFAHKSLARFVLSAKNPDADITDTVEEHFGKTGANLITFAYFFAIYPIVLIYGVGITNTVDSFMVNQMGMESIPRWLLSGVLITLMTCGVVFGKELMLKATSAMVYPLVFILMVLSVYLIPEWNTSMASVAPDWSAMPSVVWLAIPIIVFSFNHSPVISQFSKEQRRVYGENAVAKTDMITGGAAMMLMSFVMFFVFSVVLSLSPEQLAQAQAQNISVLSYLANVHESPMISIMGPVVAFAAITSSYFGHFLGAHEGLVGLTKSHTKAPLATVEKGSLIFIVVTTWIVSIVNPSILGMIETMGAPMIAAILFLMPVFAMRKVPAMAKYKTSAPVQIFTALCGVAAITSVIYGAL, from the coding sequence ATGCAAACAACAACGACTGCATCGACAGGTGCAAAAAAAGCAAAGTGGACTTATAAAGACTTCACTTGGTGTCTTTCTCTATTCGGTACAGCCGTAGGTGCTGGTGTTTTATTCCTTCCAATTAAAGCGGGTGCGGGTGGTTTTTGGCCTCTTGTTATTCTTGCTCTAATCGCTGCACCAATGACTTGGTTTGCACACAAAAGTTTGGCTCGTTTTGTTCTTTCTGCTAAGAACCCAGACGCTGATATTACCGATACGGTAGAAGAGCATTTTGGTAAAACTGGCGCAAACCTAATCACTTTTGCTTACTTTTTTGCGATTTACCCAATTGTATTAATTTACGGTGTTGGTATTACCAATACAGTCGACTCTTTCATGGTTAACCAAATGGGGATGGAATCCATTCCTCGTTGGTTATTATCAGGTGTTCTTATCACTCTGATGACATGTGGCGTTGTATTTGGTAAAGAACTTATGCTGAAAGCAACATCAGCAATGGTTTACCCTCTTGTTTTCATTTTGATGGTTCTTTCTGTATACCTAATCCCTGAGTGGAACACATCAATGGCGTCTGTAGCACCAGATTGGAGCGCAATGCCTTCTGTTGTTTGGTTAGCGATTCCAATCATCGTTTTCTCTTTTAACCACAGCCCAGTGATCAGCCAGTTCTCTAAAGAACAACGTCGTGTTTACGGTGAAAATGCAGTAGCAAAAACTGACATGATCACTGGCGGTGCAGCAATGATGCTAATGAGCTTTGTTATGTTCTTCGTTTTCTCTGTGGTTCTTTCTTTATCTCCAGAGCAACTAGCACAAGCACAAGCACAGAACATCTCTGTTCTTTCTTACCTAGCTAACGTTCACGAATCTCCAATGATTTCTATCATGGGTCCTGTTGTTGCATTTGCAGCGATTACTTCAAGCTACTTCGGTCACTTCCTTGGCGCTCATGAAGGTCTTGTTGGTTTAACTAAGTCTCACACAAAAGCACCTCTTGCTACTGTTGAGAAAGGGTCTCTAATCTTCATCGTTGTGACTACTTGGATCGTTTCTATCGTTAACCCAAGCATCTTGGGTATGATTGAAACAATGGGTGCACCAATGATTGCCGCTATCCTATTCCTAATGCCTGTATTCGCAATGCGTAAAGTACCAGCAATGGCGAAGTACAAAACTTCAGCACCTGTACAAATCTTCACAGCATTATGTGGTGTTGCTGCGATTACTTCTGTAATCTACGGCGCTCTTTAA
- a CDS encoding CoA pyrophosphatase, with product MDTHLLSHLLLNKPNSYSEDLLLHPRFKNTNFKQAAVLVPLVKRPSGLHLILTQRAAHLHHHPSQISFPGGKAEPSDLSLIHTAIRETNEEIGIQLEQIHPLVKLNTIPTISGYKVTPIVALIDENYTTAIDYGEVSSTFEAPLSHLLNPMNTTKHKVFNKKHTYELIFIPFNKKLIWGITAEIIHSMNHITN from the coding sequence ATGGATACACATTTATTGTCTCATTTATTACTCAATAAGCCGAATTCATACAGTGAAGATTTATTGCTGCACCCTCGCTTTAAAAACACAAATTTTAAGCAAGCCGCCGTCCTCGTTCCTCTCGTAAAAAGGCCCTCTGGATTGCACTTAATTTTGACTCAAAGAGCCGCTCATTTACACCATCATCCAAGTCAAATTAGCTTCCCTGGAGGCAAGGCCGAACCGTCTGATTTATCCTTAATTCATACTGCAATTCGTGAGACAAATGAAGAGATCGGCATTCAACTTGAACAAATACACCCATTAGTAAAACTTAACACAATACCAACAATATCCGGTTATAAAGTAACCCCTATCGTTGCACTTATTGATGAAAATTATACCACCGCAATCGATTACGGTGAGGTTAGTAGCACATTTGAAGCACCACTCTCCCACCTACTTAACCCAATGAATACGACAAAGCACAAAGTTTTTAACAAAAAACACACGTATGAGTTAATTTTTATTCCTTTTAATAAAAAACTCATTTGGGGAATTACCGCAGAAATCATTCATTCAATGAATCACATTACAAATTAG
- the pabB gene encoding aminodeoxychorismate synthase component I has translation MNNQLDAKLQMTSLDYQSNSLVDLFSAIESQPWSMLLHSSAVAHVDNRYDIVVSDPIATLQTHDKITSINIKGRDLITSEDCPFELLAHYQESLTPSCDSITDLPFIGGALGYFSYDLGRRVESIPNISEKDIPTAEMAIGIYDWALVADHKKKTLTLIQPNNSDRLAWLQPFTAIQEEKLSFQLTTPWSSNMTKIEYSEKFDVISEYLQSGDCYQINLAQRFSAHYEGSEWLAYQKLAINNGAPFSAFIRTPELTIISVSPERFLHVKDKQIETKPIKGTRPRSKDPVIDAKEAEILRNSAKDRSENLMIVDLLRNDIGRVAKPGSVNVPSLFAIESFPAVHHLVSTITGELNTGYSAFDLLKASFPGGSITGAPKIRAMEIIEELEPHRRNLYCGSIGYISRCGAMDTSITIRTLIAYDDTLYASAGGGIVADSEVELEYEETLHKLSKILPIL, from the coding sequence ATGAACAATCAATTAGACGCAAAATTACAAATGACATCCCTTGATTATCAATCCAACTCTTTGGTTGATTTGTTTTCTGCAATTGAATCTCAACCATGGTCGATGTTATTGCATTCCTCTGCGGTTGCTCATGTCGATAATCGCTACGACATCGTCGTTTCTGATCCAATAGCAACGTTACAAACTCACGATAAAATCACTTCTATTAATATAAAAGGAAGAGATCTCATAACCAGTGAGGATTGCCCCTTTGAATTGTTAGCTCACTATCAAGAATCCCTAACACCAAGCTGCGATTCCATCACTGATCTTCCTTTTATTGGCGGCGCTTTAGGCTACTTTAGTTATGATCTAGGCCGCCGAGTTGAATCGATACCTAATATTTCAGAAAAAGACATCCCCACCGCAGAGATGGCGATAGGGATTTATGATTGGGCACTGGTTGCTGATCATAAAAAGAAAACATTAACGTTAATTCAGCCAAACAACAGTGATCGCCTAGCATGGTTGCAACCGTTCACCGCCATTCAAGAAGAGAAACTGTCGTTCCAATTAACGACACCTTGGTCATCAAACATGACAAAAATTGAATACTCTGAAAAATTTGACGTTATTTCTGAGTATCTTCAATCCGGTGATTGCTACCAGATAAATCTTGCCCAGCGCTTTAGTGCACACTATGAAGGTTCTGAATGGTTGGCTTATCAAAAACTCGCGATAAATAACGGAGCCCCTTTTTCGGCGTTCATTAGAACACCTGAATTAACCATTATTTCCGTATCGCCTGAACGTTTTTTACACGTTAAAGACAAGCAGATAGAAACCAAACCAATCAAAGGCACTCGTCCTCGCTCAAAAGATCCAGTAATAGATGCGAAAGAAGCTGAAATATTACGTAATAGCGCAAAAGATCGCTCAGAGAACTTAATGATTGTGGATTTATTACGTAACGATATTGGTCGAGTAGCAAAACCGGGATCGGTGAACGTACCGAGCCTCTTTGCGATTGAATCATTTCCTGCTGTCCATCACCTCGTTAGCACTATCACAGGTGAACTTAATACTGGTTACAGCGCTTTTGATTTATTAAAAGCCTCTTTTCCTGGAGGCTCTATCACTGGAGCACCAAAAATTAGAGCAATGGAAATTATTGAAGAGTTAGAACCACATCGTCGTAATTTATATTGTGGCAGTATTGGTTATATCAGTCGCTGTGGTGCGATGGACACCAGTATTACCATTCGAACATTAATCGCTTATGACGATACTTTATACGCTTCCGCTGGCGGTGGCATTGTTGCAGATAGCGAAGTTGAACTAGAATATGAAGAGACATTACATAAGTTAAGTAAAATTCTACCGATATTATAA
- a CDS encoding fumarate hydratase encodes MTNVNKEMVAQTRTTIRNEDVISSVADALQYISYYHPLDFVQALEKAYHREQSQAAKDAIAQILINSRMSAEGRRPICQDTGIVTCFVNIGMNVQWEGDLTVQQMIDEGTRQAYLNPDNPLRASILSDPAGKRINTKDNTPSVVHINMVPGNTVEIQIAAKGGGSENKTKMVMLNPSDDIAEWVEKTLPLMGAGWCPPGMLGIGIGGTAEKAAVLAKESLMGHIDIQELIDRGPENAEEELRLDIFNRVNKLGIGAQGLGGLTTVVDVKIKSAPTHAASKPVCMIPNCAATRHVHFTLDGSGPADLQPPKLEEWPDITWEAGANTRRVNLDGLTKADVQEWRTGETVLLTGKILTGRDAAHKRLQSMIESGEGLPEGVDFNGKFIYYVGPVDAVRDEAVGPAGPTTSTRMDKFTDMMLETGLMGMIGKAERGPATVASIKAKKAVYLMAVGGAAYLVSKAIKKARVVAFEELGMEAIYEFDVEDMPVTVAVDSTGANAHQIGPDTWKVKIAEME; translated from the coding sequence ATGACGAACGTTAATAAAGAAATGGTTGCTCAAACGAGAACAACTATTCGTAATGAAGATGTGATCAGCTCTGTTGCTGATGCACTGCAGTATATTTCTTACTACCACCCACTTGATTTCGTTCAAGCGCTTGAAAAAGCCTACCATAGAGAACAGAGTCAAGCGGCTAAAGACGCAATTGCTCAAATATTAATTAATTCACGTATGTCAGCAGAAGGGCGTCGTCCTATTTGTCAGGATACGGGGATTGTGACTTGTTTCGTTAATATTGGTATGAACGTACAGTGGGAAGGGGATTTAACCGTTCAACAAATGATCGATGAAGGTACTCGTCAAGCGTACCTTAACCCAGATAATCCACTACGTGCATCAATACTGTCTGATCCTGCTGGTAAACGTATTAATACGAAAGACAATACGCCATCGGTCGTGCACATCAATATGGTTCCGGGTAATACCGTTGAGATTCAAATCGCAGCAAAAGGCGGCGGTTCTGAAAATAAAACCAAAATGGTGATGCTAAACCCATCAGATGATATTGCGGAATGGGTAGAAAAAACCTTGCCATTAATGGGCGCGGGTTGGTGTCCACCAGGTATGCTAGGTATCGGTATTGGTGGTACAGCAGAAAAAGCCGCCGTGTTAGCGAAAGAATCGTTAATGGGTCACATTGATATTCAAGAATTGATTGACCGTGGTCCAGAGAATGCAGAAGAAGAACTGCGTCTTGATATCTTTAATCGTGTGAATAAGCTAGGCATTGGTGCACAAGGTCTTGGCGGATTAACCACGGTTGTTGATGTGAAAATAAAATCTGCACCGACACATGCCGCTTCTAAGCCTGTGTGCATGATCCCTAACTGTGCAGCAACACGTCACGTACATTTTACCCTTGATGGTTCGGGCCCTGCTGATCTTCAGCCGCCAAAACTGGAAGAGTGGCCAGACATCACATGGGAAGCGGGCGCGAATACACGTCGTGTGAATCTTGATGGACTGACCAAAGCTGACGTACAAGAATGGCGCACAGGTGAAACGGTTCTACTAACTGGCAAGATTTTAACCGGTCGTGACGCGGCTCATAAACGTCTGCAAAGCATGATTGAAAGCGGCGAAGGTTTACCAGAAGGTGTCGATTTTAATGGTAAGTTCATTTATTACGTTGGCCCTGTTGACGCAGTGCGTGACGAAGCCGTTGGTCCTGCGGGTCCAACGACATCAACACGTATGGATAAGTTTACTGACATGATGCTAGAAACGGGTCTAATGGGAATGATCGGTAAAGCAGAGCGTGGCCCTGCAACCGTAGCGTCTATTAAAGCCAAAAAAGCGGTTTATTTAATGGCCGTCGGTGGTGCCGCATATCTCGTATCTAAAGCGATTAAAAAAGCAAGAGTGGTTGCTTTTGAAGAGCTAGGAATGGAAGCGATTTATGAATTTGATGTGGAAGACATGCCAGTGACTGTTGCGGTTGATTCAACGGGCGCAAATGCACACCAAATTGGTCCCGATACGTGGAAAGTAAAAATCGCAGAAATGGAATAA
- a CDS encoding IS4 family transposase has translation MDVSQALNIINDWKPSNVETLADLLPIHLIDEAYSLTDTVTMRKRKLTLESMVWLLVGMAIYNNKSMKDLVNQLDIVDRTGKAFVAPSALTQRRKNLGEAAMKAVFERMTSSWLKSANLPKWNGLTLLGVDGVVWRAPDNQKNEEAFSRQKGTQYPQVRMVCQMELSSHLITASAFDNYNTNEMILAEKLIDSTPDHSVTMFDKGFYSLGLLHKWQMTGSERHWLIPLKKNTQYEIIRSLGRNDKLVILRSNPRARKLFSNLPETMTARLVTRKIKGKDYQVLTSMIDPLRYPLKDIVGLYEHRWEIELGYREQKQYMLGNRLTLRSRLPELVKQELWGILLTYNLIRYQMVELCFNLKGNYLPYQLSFNGTLAHVSALLVGLPYSTPGAIPRQLKGFHQMAESLILDRRRERTFPRMVKPRPQRYARNKNAIHP, from the coding sequence ATGGATGTTTCTCAAGCTCTAAACATAATCAATGACTGGAAACCTAGCAACGTAGAGACTCTCGCTGATTTACTTCCAATCCATCTGATTGATGAGGCTTATTCTCTCACTGATACGGTGACGATGAGGAAGCGAAAGCTTACTCTTGAATCAATGGTATGGTTACTTGTTGGTATGGCTATCTATAACAATAAATCCATGAAGGATTTAGTTAATCAGCTTGATATTGTAGACCGTACAGGTAAAGCTTTTGTCGCTCCTAGTGCCCTTACTCAGCGCCGAAAAAATCTAGGTGAAGCAGCAATGAAAGCAGTCTTTGAGCGAATGACAAGTTCCTGGCTTAAGAGTGCTAATCTTCCTAAATGGAATGGACTAACTCTCTTAGGCGTTGATGGTGTTGTATGGAGAGCACCTGATAACCAGAAAAATGAAGAGGCTTTTTCTCGCCAAAAAGGAACTCAATATCCACAGGTAAGAATGGTTTGCCAAATGGAGCTAAGCAGTCATCTTATTACAGCGAGCGCTTTCGATAATTACAATACAAATGAAATGATATTGGCAGAGAAGTTAATAGATAGTACACCTGACCATAGCGTAACTATGTTCGATAAGGGGTTCTATTCATTAGGATTACTACATAAATGGCAGATGACAGGCTCAGAGCGTCACTGGCTTATTCCCCTTAAAAAAAATACTCAATATGAAATAATTCGATCGCTAGGTCGTAATGACAAACTTGTTATTCTTCGGAGTAACCCAAGAGCAAGAAAACTGTTTTCTAATTTACCTGAAACGATGACTGCTCGTCTCGTGACTCGAAAAATTAAAGGAAAAGATTATCAAGTTCTGACGTCAATGATTGACCCATTACGTTACCCATTGAAAGATATAGTCGGTCTTTATGAGCATCGTTGGGAAATAGAATTGGGTTACCGAGAGCAGAAACAATACATGTTAGGAAATCGCTTAACACTACGAAGCCGTCTGCCTGAATTAGTGAAACAAGAACTATGGGGTATCTTGTTGACTTATAATTTAATTCGCTACCAAATGGTAGAGCTTTGCTTTAATTTAAAAGGAAATTATCTCCCTTATCAATTGAGTTTTAATGGGACACTTGCTCATGTATCTGCATTATTAGTTGGTTTACCATACTCAACGCCAGGAGCGATCCCTCGACAATTAAAAGGCTTCCACCAGATGGCTGAAAGCTTAATACTTGATAGGCGAAGGGAAAGAACATTCCCTCGAATGGTAAAACCAAGACCTCAACGATATGCCAGAAACAAGAATGCCATTCACCCTTAA
- a CDS encoding DUF2799 domain-containing protein, producing MKLFISAILALLLVGCSSSSQAEKEKNADDWFNYGEFRAKKGFVVQTQEQLEAMNPKEVITGEFYNAYFSGHQEGTIVYCTQVPYILGLSEEPYFGLCDQSHPKFKEEYEKGVNHKKNKK from the coding sequence ATGAAATTATTTATTTCAGCGATATTGGCATTGTTATTGGTTGGATGCTCGTCATCATCTCAAGCAGAAAAAGAAAAAAATGCAGATGATTGGTTTAATTATGGTGAGTTTAGAGCAAAGAAAGGATTTGTGGTTCAGACTCAAGAGCAATTAGAGGCGATGAATCCTAAAGAGGTCATTACGGGTGAATTTTACAATGCCTATTTTTCGGGTCATCAGGAAGGTACTATTGTGTACTGTACCCAAGTTCCTTATATCTTAGGGTTAAGTGAAGAACCTTACTTTGGTTTGTGTGACCAATCTCATCCAAAGTTTAAAGAAGAATATGAGAAAGGTGTTAACCATAAGAAAAATAAAAAATAA